The genomic segment CAAATGTTTCCCCTAAAGAAATTGTGGACCTTGGAGTGGCTCATGTTCCCGAAGAAAGGATAAGCGTGGGGCTTGCTCCCAGCATGAGCGTTTTAGATAACCTGTTGCTCAAATTTTACCGGCATCCGCCTTTCTGTTACGGCTTTCTGCTTAATTATCGGAAGGCAAGCGAGTTTGCAGAAAGCAAAATAAATGAGTTTGAAATTATAACCCCCAGCAAAAATACTCCTGCTAAATTCCTTTCAGGAGGGAACATCCAGCGCTTGATCCTGGCTCGGGAAACCAGTGGCCGGCCCAAGTTAATAGTAGCTGCTCACCCTACTTACGGGCTGGACATAAAGGCTACAGATTATGTACGGCGTCGGCTTATTGAACAGCGCAGTCGTGGGGCAGCTATCCTTCTGATTTCAGAAGACCTGGAAGAAGTAATATGCATGAGCGACCGCATTGCTGTGATGTTTGAAGGCCAATTAATGGGCATAATGGACGCTCAAGAGGCCGATATCAAAACTATAGGCCTTATGATGGCCGGGGTAAAACCAGAAGCATGTTAGAGGAGGAGCTTAAGGCCATTCCACCGGCGACAGGTGTTTACATATTTAAAGACGCCCGGGGGCAGGTGCTTTATGTAGGCAAGGCTGTTAACCTTCGAGGGCGGGTGCGTTCCTATTTTCAACCTTCAAGCCAATCGTACCTTAAAGCTCGCCTTTTGGCCGAAAGAGTAGCTTCAGTAGAGTTCATTTTAACCCAAAATGAAGTGGAAGCTTTGGTTTTGGAATGCAACCTCATAAAAAGATATCGCCCTCCTTTCAACGTTCGTCTCCGCGATGATAAGCAATACCCTTACATTAAGATTACCTGGCAGGACACCTTTCCCCGTGTAATTGTGACCAGGAGGATGGAGCGGGATGGCTCCCTTTACTTCGGCCCCTATACTTCCTCTTCTGCCCTCCACCAGACTATGGATCTCATCCGCAAGGTTTTCCCTTATGCTACTTGTTCTGATCCCTCACCTGGGAAAAGGATCCGCCCCTGTCTCTATTACGATATAGGCCGGTGCGTTGGCCCATGCACCGGGCAAATACCTCCGGAAGAATACAGATCTTTGATAGAACAGATCATCCTTTTCCTCAAGGGGAGAACTGAGGAAATAGTAGCAGACCTCTGGAAGAAAATGGAAGAAGCCTCCTCTGCTTTGGCATTTGAAAAAGCAGCGGTCATAAGAGACCAAATTTTCGCTCTGGAAAAAATTTCCCAACATCAGCGCGTGGTCTCTTCATCCCTTCAGGACAAGGACTTTATCGCCTATGTTCGCTCTGGGGAAGAAGCGTGCGTACAAGTTTTCTTCGTCAGAAACGGCAGGCTGGTGGGCAGAGAGTATTTCCTTCTGGAAGGAGCCGAATTGGAAAAAGGGCAAACCTTAGGGGCTTTCCTCAAGCAATTTTACGAGAGAGCTGCCTTTATACCTCCTGAAATTGTGATCTCAGAAGAGATAGAAGAGACCTCGGTCATTGAAGAGTGGCTTCGCTCCCGAAAAGGTGTAGACGCGAAGCTCAGATTACCTCAGGACGGAATAGAAAGAGAGCTTATAGAAATGGCTTCCCAGAATGCAGCCGAAATTCTAGAGAGCATAAAGGAAAGTCAGGAAAAAGAGAAGAAAAAGAGGTTAAATGCTTTAGCCGAACTGGAAGAGGTTC from the Anaerolineae bacterium genome contains:
- the uvrC gene encoding excinuclease ABC subunit UvrC, with product MLEEELKAIPPATGVYIFKDARGQVLYVGKAVNLRGRVRSYFQPSSQSYLKARLLAERVASVEFILTQNEVEALVLECNLIKRYRPPFNVRLRDDKQYPYIKITWQDTFPRVIVTRRMERDGSLYFGPYTSSSALHQTMDLIRKVFPYATCSDPSPGKRIRPCLYYDIGRCVGPCTGQIPPEEYRSLIEQIILFLKGRTEEIVADLWKKMEEASSALAFEKAAVIRDQIFALEKISQHQRVVSSSLQDKDFIAYVRSGEEACVQVFFVRNGRLVGREYFLLEGAELEKGQTLGAFLKQFYERAAFIPPEIVISEEIEETSVIEEWLRSRKGVDAKLRLPQDGIERELIEMASQNAAEILESIKESQEKEKKKRLNALAELEEVLDLPRLPVRIECYDVSHIQGKLATGSMVVFVNGLPRKKLYRHFRIKEVEGIDDYAMLKEVLERRFRRYLEARESELRLALSDEPWPHKPDLVLVDGGKGQLSVALKVLETLGIEGIPVAALAKREEEVFVPGKEEPIKLPSGSKALSLLLRIRDEAHRFAISYHHKLFRKETLSASLESIPGIGPKRRRALMEHFGSLVALKEASVDEIASVPGITRELALRIKEFLSSSDKAISYGGKNLWRGGGLR